A window of the Lepus europaeus isolate LE1 chromosome 5, mLepTim1.pri, whole genome shotgun sequence genome harbors these coding sequences:
- the WNT4 gene encoding protein Wnt-4 — translation MSPRSCLRSLRLLVFAVFSAAASNWLYLAKLSSVGSISEEETCEKLKGLIQRQVQMCKRNLEVMDSVRRGAQLAIEECQYQFRNRRWNCSTLDSLPVFGKVVTQGTREAAFVYAVSSAGVAFAVTRACSSGELEKCGCDRTVHGVSPQGFQWSGCSDNIAYGVAFSQSFVDVRERSKGASSSRALMNLHNNEAGRKAILSHMRVECKCHGVSGSCEVKTCWRAVPPFRQVGHALKEKFDGATEVEPRRVGSSRALVPRNAQFKPHTDEDLVYLEPSPDFCEQDLRSGVLGTRGRTCNKTSKAIDGCELLCCGRGFHTAQVELAERCSCKFHWCCFVKCRQCQRLVELHTCR, via the exons ATGAGTCCCCGCTCGTGCCTGCGTTCGCTGCGCCTCCTCGTCTTCGCCGTCTTCTCGGCCGCCGCGAGCAACTGGCT GTACCTGGCCAAGCTGTCGTCGGTGGGGAGCATCTCCGAGGAGGAGACGTGCGAGAAGCTCAAGGGCCTGATCCAGCGGCAGGTCCAGATGTGCAAGCGCAACCTGGAGGTGATGGACTCGGTGCGCCGCGGCGCGCAGCTGGCCATCGAAGAGTGCCAGTACCAGTTCCGGAACCGGCGCTGGAACTGCTCCACGCTCGACTCCCTGCCCGTCTTCGGCAAGGTGGTGACACAAG gGACTCGGGAGGCAGCCTTCGTGTACGCCGTCTCCTCGGCAGGCGTCGCCTTCGCCGTGACGCGGGCGTGCAGCAGCGGGGAGCTGGAGAAGTGCGGCTGTGACCGCACGGTGCACGGGGTCAGCCCCCAGG GCTTCCAGTGGTCGGGATGCTCGGACAACATCGCCTATGGCGTGGCCTTCTCGCAGTCCTTCGTGGACGTGCGGGAGAGGAGCAAGGGTGCCTCGTCCAGCCGGGCGCTCATGAACCTCCACAACAACGAGGCCGGCAGAAAG GCCATCCTGTCACACATGCGGGTGGAGTGCAAGTGCCACGGGGTGTCGGGCTCCTGCGAGGTGAAGACGTGCTGGCGGGCGGTGCCGCCCTTCCGCCAGGTGGGCCACGCACTGAAGGAGAAGTTTGACGGCGCCACCGAGGTGGAGCCGCGCCGGGTGGGCTCCTCCAGGGCCCTGGTGCCGCGCAACGCGCAGTTCAAGCCGCACACGGACGAGGACCTGGTGTACCTGGAGCCCAGCCCGGACTTCTGCGAGCAGGACTTACGCAGCGGCGTGCTGGGCACGAGGGGCCGCACCTGCAACAAGACGTCCAAGGCCATCGACGGCTGCGAGCTGCTGTGCTGCGGCCGCGGCTTCCACACGGCACAGGTGGAGCTGGCGGAACGCTGCAGCTGCAAATTCCACTGGTGCTGCTTCGTCAAGTGCCGCCAGTGCCAGCGGCTGGTGGAGCTGCACACGTGCCGGTGA